Part of the Methanobacterium paludis genome is shown below.
AAATGCACTGATTGCATGGACATCTGCCCGGTATCTGCATTTACAGGGAGAAATTTCAGGGAAGATGAGCCAAGGGAGGCTCGTTACAATGCCAGAAAGTGTGAGGAATACTTTGAAGATATGAGAAAGACTGGAAGTACAGCAGTCTGCGGCCTCTGTGTTTACGTCTGTCCACATGGGCAAAAACAGAAATGATTTTTTAATAATTAACTAAAACAATGGATAAATAAAATTAAGAATTGATAAATCAGAATTAAAAGATTTTTAGGAAAAATTAAATTAAAATTTTTAAGAAAAATAAAGTTTTAACAATATTAATGTATGGATCTAAGGATGGTAACAGCGAAAACAGCAGCTCCAAATCCATTATCTATGTTCACAACTGCAATTCCCGGGGCGCATGATTGAAGCATTGCATAAAGTGCCGTAAATCCTCCTTCTCCAACTCCGTATCCAACGGATGTTGGCACGCCAACAACTGGAATATCCACAAGACCTGCTACAACAGATGGTAATGCTCCTTCCATCCCTGCAACCACTATAATTACCTTAACGTCTTCCTCGATCATTTTCCTGACGTGAGAAAATAGCCTGTGGATTCCTGCAACTCCCACGTCGTACGCCCTTACCACTTCACATCCTGCTTCCTCTGCAACTACTCTGGCCTCTTCTGCAACTGGAATATCTGAGGTACCTGCTGTTATTATGCCAATTTTACCTATTTTCTCGATTTCATGGTCCCTGATCACTAAGATGTTGGCTCTTTTATTGTACTCCAGTTTAAAACCTTTATCAGTTAACACCGTTAGATCATCTTTTATGGCATCGTATCTCTCATTTTGAAGTCGGGTTACAATTACGCGCCCCTCACTTGCCAGGATTATTTTTACGATCTCCTCGTCATCCTTACCCTCCGCAAAAATTGTTTCTGGAACGCCTGTTCTAACATCACGGCCTGTGTCTAACTTTGCAAAATCCTCTAACTCCAGGATCTGCGAGGTTTTAAGCATTTTTTCAGCTTCTTCTGCCGAAATTTCCCCGTTTATAAGTTTTTGAAGTATTTCCCTCATGGTATCACTAATCTTATCTATCCCAATATATAAAGTTGAAATGTTAAAAACAATTCTATAGGATCTAGATACTTAAATAAATTTTATTTATTAAAATAAGTTCATAGATTCAATATCAGAATCTGATTTTTAAGGGGACATAGATTTTAAAAAGAGGAGAACCTTTTTAAAGCGGATAAAACCTACAGAATCACTTTAATATATTACATGAATAAAATATATGGAATCCTTAAAATTGGAATTAACACATGAGATGATTAAGTCAAACAGATCCGAATTAATCACATGCAAAATAGTG
Proteins encoded:
- the larB gene encoding nickel pincer cofactor biosynthesis protein LarB → MREILQKLINGEISAEEAEKMLKTSQILELEDFAKLDTGRDVRTGVPETIFAEGKDDEEIVKIILASEGRVIVTRLQNERYDAIKDDLTVLTDKGFKLEYNKRANILVIRDHEIEKIGKIGIITAGTSDIPVAEEARVVAEEAGCEVVRAYDVGVAGIHRLFSHVRKMIEEDVKVIIVVAGMEGALPSVVAGLVDIPVVGVPTSVGYGVGEGGFTALYAMLQSCAPGIAVVNIDNGFGAAVFAVTILRSIH